In Bythopirellula goksoeyrii, a single window of DNA contains:
- a CDS encoding ParA family protein, translated as MIIALVNSKGGVGKSTLAGNLAAWLHEQGHSVILADCDAQKSSSQWVQEAKPDIQVFHFANSDEILDSLPVLRDKADYIVADGPGSQTETSRALLMWADLAVIPCKASMFEARALAMNTAFVRQAQAIRNGQPDAIAVLTMVGRDYRLTKDMRDAAASLELTVAEAPIGLRQAYADAPGQATFVWKMGSSARDAAEEIDALFRELLPEACTENVVPMRRVRGRKKRANG; from the coding sequence ATGATTATTGCGCTAGTAAATTCCAAAGGCGGAGTAGGGAAGTCTACTCTTGCTGGCAACTTAGCTGCCTGGCTCCACGAGCAAGGCCATAGTGTGATCCTGGCCGATTGCGATGCACAGAAGTCTTCATCGCAATGGGTTCAGGAGGCAAAGCCAGACATTCAGGTCTTCCATTTCGCTAACTCAGACGAGATTCTCGACAGCCTTCCAGTGCTCCGAGACAAGGCCGATTACATCGTTGCCGATGGCCCCGGAAGCCAGACCGAGACAAGTCGGGCACTTCTAATGTGGGCAGACCTTGCGGTAATTCCTTGTAAGGCGAGCATGTTTGAAGCTCGTGCACTGGCGATGAACACCGCGTTCGTCCGCCAAGCTCAGGCCATTCGAAACGGTCAGCCTGATGCAATTGCAGTTCTGACGATGGTTGGTCGTGATTACCGGCTGACCAAAGACATGCGAGATGCGGCAGCATCACTAGAGTTGACAGTCGCTGAAGCACCAATTGGACTTCGTCAGGCATATGCCGACGCGCCAGGGCAGGCGACCTTCGTTTGGAAGATGGGTTCATCGGCCCGTGACGCTGCAGAGGAAATTGATGCTCTTTTTCGTGAACTTCTACCCGAAGCTTGCACCGAGAACGTAGTTCCGATGCGGCGGGTGAGGGGACGAAAGAAACGGGCTAACGGATAG